The following is a genomic window from Chitinophaga caseinilytica.
TCCAGCCGTCTTTCTTGAAACCGAATTCCCCGGGATCAGGACCGGAAAGGCCCGGAGGCGCAGGGTCCTGAATCGTCCATTGCACCTGGCCCAACGCGCCGCCCACACCGATGGTGATAGACATGGGCGGAATGGGATCGCCGACTTTCACCGCCGGCAAATTGATCGTCTGCGACGACCCGATGTTGACGGTGTACTGGCTGAAAACCAGGCTGGGGAAAATGAGCATCAGCAAAAAACCGAGAAGTTTTCTGCCACGCTTCCAAACAATGTAATTGGGAGTCTTCATGATATGTGTGTTTTAAAAAATTTTCATATCCAGTTTACGGCCAGCAGCTGCTCCATCCACGACAGCCGCACCATCGAGCAACTCCACGGCAGCCGGTTGATGAGCACGTCCTGCGCACGTTTTTCCATTTCAAGCTGCAAGCCGTCAGACGTGGTCCGCAGCATGCCGGGGCGCTGCAGGAAGCCTTCGCGCAAGCCGTCGCGGCCCGTGTTTTTGAGGGCGCTCCAATGGCTGAGCACGGCGTCGAGCAATTCGTTGCAGGCGTCCAGCATGGCGGTGGTGGCGGGGGCGATGGCTTCGAGGGGTTCCTCCGGCGCCATGCCTGCCAGTATTTTATGGAAAACCAGCCGGTATTCGGGAAGGTCGGCATCGTTGTCGGAAAGGTAGCCGAGCAGGCGAACGGCGGTCTGCCGGCCGCCCGGTGCCCAATCCTTACCTTCGCGGCAACCGGTGCTGGCAAAGAGTTCCGACAGGAAAGGATGCAGCAGCACCAGGCCGGCGGCTTCTACGTAAAGGCCTTCCGAATCGGGTGTTATATTCGGTTTGGTAATTTCTTTTGATGACGGTGACTTTCGGGGCCTGGGGTCAGTCTCCGGATCCACCGTTTTTTCTCCGGGGATGGGTGCGCGCCGTTCCGGAGCAATTTCGTTTTCGTCTGTAAACCATGTTGATGCGAGGAAAGCTTGCAGCGATGGGCGTTTCACTTCCCAGGCTTTATCTGACAGGAGATTGCACAGGCTTTCCGGGGTTTGATGTTGGGGGAAGATCCATTCCCATTGGCCTTGGGTGATCCCGGAGGTGGCGGGCGACTGCAATACGAGCGCCCAGTATCGTTGGCGGAACGCAGGGAAAAATCCGGGAAACCCTTGCGCGGCGGTACCCAGCAATTCCCATTCGGCCAGCAATTCCTTGAAATCCCATCCCATTTCTTCAGCTATCCTCAACAGCACCGGATCTTCCAAAGTTTGTATGCAGCGGACGCATTCCGCGGAGATGTAAATATTGCCGGGGATGGAAGTTGCATTCTCCATCGCCTTTCCATTTTCAATCGCGTGCCGGATTTTCCGTATATCCGATCCCGTTACATGCTGCTGGAACAATTTGCCGAAAGCATCTTTTCCATCTTCCGCGTACCACCATGGCAACCGGCCTTCCGCCAGGAAAAAGAGGAACGCGGCGAGCGGTGCTTCTTTCCCGTCCAGCAATGCGGGGGGTAATCCGCGGCGGGGATCATTTGTGGATTGTTTTTCTCCGTTTGATGAAGGGTTTAACCCGGAATCGGGATTTCTATTTCCGGATGACGGGGTGGAAGATTTTCCGGTGGAAACAAGGTCCCCCTGCGCGGAGGCCTCCTGTCGTTTCACCCGCAAACCCTCTACCAGCCGCTCCCGCAGCCGGTCGCCGGCTTCCTTCCTGAAAGCTTCCTTTCCACCGAAAACACCCAAATCGATTTCCAGCCGGTCGATCACCAGGTGTTCCCCGCTTTTGTCTGCCTCCCGGAAACACGCTTCCAGCACAGGCAACAGCAGATCGCGGTGGAAATCCGCAGTAGTGCGGTCCCATTCCCAGGCCGGATGCCCCGTCCGGGCCGTCAGCTCAAACAGCTGGCGATGGATCATATGACGGAGGTCATTCATTTTCAGCAGCGGCGGTTATATCATTCAAAACAGCCACCAGCGCATCGCGCGGCGCCTGTAACTGTGCTATGTCCGTTTCATCGGTCAGCCACGCGTTCTGCCAGGCCAGCCAGGCCGTTTCGAAGCGCGTGAAACCCGGAGCGCCAACCGGAGCGCCCGGCAGCTCACGGTCTACCCAATAAATCCGCGGCAGCACATGCGCCGGACAAGCCGTCCGCACCTGCTTTTCCGCGAACCGGCGGAATTCGGGATCGCGGTATTTCGCCGGCATGATCTCCTGCAGAGGCCCGCCGTTGAAATCGTTGGCGTAACCAGAAGGAAATACCACGCTCACCTGGAAAGAATAAGGATCTCCCGCATCGGGGATCACCAGTTCCGGCGCAGGCGCGTCGCCCGGCGCGAGCAACAGGTGCTCCGTCAGGTATAGCCCTTCGCCGCTGAACAGCCGGTTCAGCATCGTCCAAATCTCGCGCAGGCGCGCCTTTGCGGCTTCCATCGTCGGTAAGGCAGTGCCAGACGACGCCAGTACCGTATCGGCAGATTGCATCAATTGTACATTGAACGCATTCCCCGCCGGAACGATGCGGTAGTTTTCCAGCTTCAATCCCTTTTTCAATGCCAGCCGGATGCCGCCTTCCGCTGCGGCCACCGCCGCGGGATCGTTGGCGCCGGTATATACACCTTCACTCACGAGCAAAACCGTTCCTGCGTGAACAGCTGCCGAAAACAGCCGGAATTTCTTTTGAATGGGCGGCGGCTCGTCGAACACTTCGAAGTAATCCATGAAAGGCGCCAGCAGCGGCCTTTTCTCCTGCACCACGATTTCCAGCAAATGGCTCAGTTTCCTTTCCAGCGGCGAAAGCGCGTACCGTTGCCAGTGGCCGCGGATGGCCGCGGTAATGGCTGCGATGTCTGCATTGGCCGTAGGAACGTCGGGGTACTGTGCCACGGAACGCCCGTATGGCGGCGCATCGGGATGTTCGCGCAACTGCAGGTGGAACGGCGCGGCGCCGGGCCGGGGGGCAAAGCCTTCGCTGTAGCGCGCCAGGCTCATCGCGGCGGCCGCCTGCATGAGGGCTTTCATCGCCGTTTCACGGGCGTGGGCGGAGCTCGGCTCCTCTTCAGCGGTATACCCGCGCAGCAACGGTTGCCCGGCGGCGTTGAGGACCGTCCAGTTGTATTGCCCGGCCGACAACGTAATGTCTACCAGCGAATCCTGCATCCAGACCGGGTTCCCGAAAGATTGCGCCCTGTGCCGGCTCAACACCGGCAACGCGTAATAAAATGCGGATTTTTCCCGGATGAGCTGCAACGACGCCTTTTCCATCTGCGCCTGCTGATGCGCCAGCAAATCTCCCAGCAACAAAGGCGTAGCTTCATCCGGCTGCAAGGCGTCATGGAACGCGAAGCTGGACGTATCGTTCATATTCTCCCCGAACGCAGCCAGCAGGTGGTTCAACACCCGGTTCCGCCGTTGCTGGAACTGGACGGGCGTTTCCGCCGCCGTTTGCAATGCGCTCTGATAACCGTCTCCCAGGATCAGTTGCGCCTGCGGCAATTGCGGCAGCGCCTGGTTGAAAATGGTACGGTCGATGTCGGGGCTGGCGGAGAAGAAAGAATTCAGGTTGGCGAGCTGACTGGTCAACCCCGCCGTCAGCTGTTCGAAAAACAACATGTAGCCCTGCAACTGCAGCGCCTGTGCCTTTCGCAGCGTAGTCGCGGAATCGGGGAGCCCCGCGGAGCCCACCCCATATACCAGCGGCAGATCTTCCTGGATGGGATAATAATCCTTCACGGGAATATTTTCACCGGCAGGCAGCGCCAGGTCGTCGCCCGTGCCCAGACTGCCGTTCAGCCAATCGTCTTTCAATTGTTCCACGCGGGCCAGCACCTGATCCCAGTCGTACGGAACGGGAATCCCGTTCCGGAATAAGGTAATGCGTGATTTGGAATAGCTCAGATGCGGGATGTGTTGCTGGCTGTTGGCGAGGCACAGGGTGTCGCGGGCGGTTTCGGTGACGATGCGGTTGTCTATGTACAAAGACATGCCGAGGCTGAGCACCGACACGATCCTCCGTCCGTTCACGTTTTCGCGGACGTTCACGTCTTCGTTGCCCGCGTTGCGGTGGCGGAGGATGATGCGCAGGATGTCGGAGCTGAACAGGCGTTCCGGGAGGTTCGTGGCTACGAGTGTTGCATCGGGAAGAAATCCCCCGTGCAGCGGCGGCCCTTCAAACAGCTCGTCTACCGGAACATCGGCACCCATCTCCGAAATCCCCTTGATCACCGCCACCGGCGTAATATGCTGGTCGATATTGAACAGGATGGACGCGATCAGTTCTTCCGGCGCTACGCCTGCATTGATCTCGATCCCCGCCGCTATGGCCACTTCCTGCAGCCGGACGGGCTTGAAGGTAGCGAAGCGCTCGCAAAGGTTCCGGTATCCGCGCATGTAGACTTCCACGGTGCGGACGGCCGTAGATGCGGCGATCACCCAGCGGTTGTACTGCTTGAGGAGCGATTGGTCGGCCGGGGAATTGTCGCCCAGCGTGGAAATATGCGTTTGCAGCGCCTGCAGCACTTTCGGGACCTGTTGCAATGGGTCGGCCAGCGGCGTATTGATTTGCACCACCACTACCAGTTCCGTCACCGAAGCGGCGGGCGGCTGGTAATTGACGTTGATGCGTGCGAGGTAGGAAGTGGAATTCTCGATCAGCGCCCAGTTCGCGCCCCCGCCCAAATCCTGGAAGGTGACGGTTTGCAGCTGGATGTCGGTGCTGAACGGCCGAACGGCCGCTTCGTCCCAGAACGGCAGCGCCACGTCTATCGAAACATTCACGATCTGCGGCGGATCGGGCGGTGTGCTCACGTCTACGTTCAGCTGCACGTTGAAGGTATTGGTGTTGAGCTGCTTGTCTTCGAATTCGAGGAGCACTTTCAACAATCCTCCCAGCGTAGCATCCACCGGAAAAACCCACGCGTTCCGCACCAGCGGATGATCGATGAGGGTTTTGCGGAAATCGTTGATGGTGAGCGGCGCCATGGGCAATACCACGCCCGGGGTGGGACTTTCCTGTCCCTTCCCGCCGGCATCGCTCACCAGCAGGTCGCGCATGGGAATGCCTGCTTTGAGCCCCACTTCAGTGAGGGCGTAGCAGCAGGCCTCCAGCAGCGTGATGCCGGGATCGCTGAGGTTGTGGTTCGTCCAGCTGGCGCCGGCCGCAGCCTGCAGCACTTTCAGCCCTTCCGCGCGCAACAGGTTGAAATCCTGCCCTTTCATGGGTGGCGCACCGGCCGGTATTTGCGTGATCGGTTCCATGATATATTATTTTCCTTCGAGCGCGCTTAATCTTTTTTCCAGTTCCTGCACGCGGTTGGTCAGTTCCTGGATGGCGTTTACCATGACGAATGTCAGCGGGCTGGCATTGAACATCACTACATCGTCTTCCTTGCCCGTCACTTCATCGATCGCTTTGCCGGTAGAAACCATGTAGGGGAAGATTTCGCGGATTTCCTGCCCGATGATGCCGAATTCTTCATGGTCTGTGGAAGTATTGTATTTGCCGTTGTAGCGGTAACGCACGGTGCGTACCTTCATCAGTTTCTCCAGGCCATCTTCGAGGTTGCGGATATCCTGCTTGGCTCGGAAGTCCGACAGATCGGCCCAGGTGCCGCCACCGCGGGTTTTGGCGGCATGGCCGGACACCTGCAGCATGTGGTTGTTGCCGTTCACATCGTTCATGATGGAGCCGGGCAGCAATGCGTTGGTGTTCACGAGCACCGCGCCGCTGGTATGGAGCGTCATCCGGTTGGAAAGGCGGCTGTGGGTGAAGGAAATGTTCTGGGTGGAAGGCGCGTTGATAGACACGTCGCCGTTCGGGCCCTGGCGGAGGGCGTAGTTGTTGGCCTGTACAACGTGTGTAGCATGGCCGAACACCGCGAAATCCGTAAAGCCGGAAGCGCCGTTGGCTACGGCCGCATTCCCGAACTTGGCCAGATCGATGGCCGTGGGGGCCACGGTGTTGAAGCGCACTTCGAGGCGCGCGGTGGGCGCAACGTTGCCGACGTTAATGCCCACATTACCGGCGCTGTAACCGACGTTCGGGGTGTTGTTGATCTGTTGGAACACCTCGTTCCCGCCGCTGATGGCGCCCCAGGTTGCGCCGTTGTGCACCTGCACCTGGCCGCTGTTGAAACGCAGCGTGCCGGCTTTGCCCTGTGCCGTGTCTGCGAGGTTGATGCCGCCGGGAATGTTGAGGTTGTGGGTGAGCGCATCTACCGTCACCGCGTCGTCCGTTTTGCAGACGAAGGAGTCGATCAGGTCTTCGAAGTCTTTACCGGTCGGGCGCTCACCGTCCCGGAACTCCTGTTTCAAATGGGCTTTGCTACGTTCTGCCATGATGCAAGTTTTTTAGGATTAAGAAAAAATGATGAAATCGAGCCCGATGACCATTTGCCCGATGCCGTCCTGCAATCCGCTGCAGGTAATGGCCCCGTCGGGCAGCGCCATGATGCGGTGGCTTCCGTTGGAAACCAGGATGGCGTCCGGCCGGGTGGCCGAAGCAACGTCTACCGGTTCCCCGATCACGAAGTCGACGCCGATGGCCTTTCCTGCGATGGTATTGTCTTCCGAAGATGCGATCGCCGGTTCGGGCGTGATCCCCACGATGAAATCCGTCCCGATCTTCATATCGCCGATCCCTCCGCCCAGTACCGTATCATGACGGTGGTAAAGGGCGAAGTCGACGATATAATTCACGTAATCGCGCCCTTCGATGAACGACTGTATCTCCGATGCGTGCAGTTTGCCGCCGAAAACGATGTCTTGCCCTTCGTCGTACGCCCATGGGCTGAGGAAGCGTTTCAGATCTTCTTCCAGCACCTGGCCGTAATATCCGGGATCGAATCCGGGGTTGAAGCTGACCTGGCAATCGATCAGCAGGGTTTCGTATGTCGGGTTGTCGATTTGCAGGTTGACGAACGGCGAAGTGAACGCCCCCGTGAGAAAATCTCCCATTTCGCGCAGCTGATGCAAATTCGCTTTTGGCTGCAAGGGGTCGCCGGTCGGGCGTTTCCTCCAGTCCGGCACCACCACCATCCGCACTTGTCCTGGTTCCATCCAGCCGTCGCGCGTGTTGTGCGGAATGCATTTCACTTTGTAGATGCCGGGGAAATATTCCAGCAGCATCCGTTCGTAATCTTCGGTAGACACGGCCCTGTTCTTATGCCGCAACCGTTCGCTCACACGGCGGTAGAACGAAGTGTCCGATTCCTGGCTTTGCCCGTCGAACGAAGCGAAAGGCTGCGTCACTTTCTTCAGCGACGGTATTTTCCGTACCAATTTGCTGATGGAGCCCGCTGCCAGGGGCGCCGCCAGGTGGGTTTCGAACCCGCCGCTGCCCGTTTCCGGCAACAGCAGGGTGGCGGTGGCGGCCTGCGTGAAAATGTCTTTCACAGATGCGGCCCCGCCAGGATTATCGTCTACATGCAGCCGCAGCCAGCGCATGCCCGAAGGCATCCTGCTGTGTTCCAGGCTGGCATCCGCGCCGATGTTGAGGCGGATGATGCCGGGGCGCTGCAGCCCGTTGGTGCTTTCTTCGAGAATATCGGTCCCCGTGATGGCCCGCCACTCGCTGCCGGAAAGGTAGCTCCAGTGCAAATCGGCGCTGCGCAACAGGGTGTCGCTTTCGAGGCTGCCTTCTTCGATCTGGAGGAGCAGCGAAACTGTCTGCGGCGCTTCGGCGCCTTCGAGCCCCAGGTACAGCGCGCCGCCGCCGGGATGCTCGGGCAATATGCCGGAAGACTTATGGGCGGCGGGTTCTGCCGGGCCGAACAGGTCTTGCAGAAAGAACTGGTCGATGCCGTTGGGCGCGTCGGGCAGGAAGGTATCTTTCGCCGTATAATCCATCGCCACGCTTTTGAGCACGGGATTGTAGGGCGTTTTGGGCAACGGAGGAGGCGTGCCGCTGGTCATTTTACTGATCGCGATGACCGTTTTCGTATATACGACAGGGTAAGTTTTATGCCCAAATGCTTCGAATGGTTCTTCCGCCGGCATATTGTCCAGCTCGGCGGCAGTCGGTGTTACGAGCGAAAGGCGGACGAAGCCCTGGTTCACATCGTGGGTGAAGCCGTCGCCCAGGGCCAGCGAGGGATTGCGGCGATAGGGCTGGGCGGCGGTCTGCGCCGTGAAAGTACTTTCGATGACGGTGATAGGCGCGGGCGCGAGGGGGTTGTTGCCCACGAACAGCAGCGCCTTGTTCAGCAGCCGGATGTCCCAGTTGCGGTTGTTCAGCAGGTGAACATCCGCCCGGAACACGCCGTTCTGCACATTATCGTTTCCATAACCTTCGTAGTATTCGCTGAAATCGGCCGGCGGGTCCTGCCATTCCAGCGTCAGCTTCATCGATGTCAAAGTTTTGCTGAACGCTTCCTGGCTGCCCACATAAAATGCCGAGCCGATGCGCGGCAGGCTGGTAAACGGCGAAACGGGTTTATCGGCCGCCTGCAGCGCCTGGTCGTTTTGGAGCACGAGTTTCTTCATCCCCTGCGCGCCCACGTCCAGCGTCACGTCTATCAAAGTATAGGCGCTCAGTTGCTCGATGAGGAAGCTTTGGGGCTCGAGGCTCACTTTCATGACGGGCCATTGCGTGCGGAAGGCGCCTTTGTGCACCGCTTCCTTATACGCGGTGATGGCAGGCAGTTCCACGGGAATGGTCACCGTCACTTCCAGCGTAGCTTCATTGTCTGCGTTCAGTTGCTGTACGCCTTTCGGTTTGAGCATGGCGTTGTAAGCGAAGTCTGCTTCCATCCATCCCTTTTCCGTACTCAGCGCCACTTTCAGGTGTGGCGTGATGATAACGGCGGTGGTGATGACGGGGGCTTTCATCCGAACGGTCATCTTAACCGTCCGCAGCCCTTCGGAAAGCAGGAGGTTCGGCGAAGCTGCGGCCCATCCGATGGTGGCGGTTTCCATCCGCCCGCTGTCTTCGGGGATGGGCAACTGCCGGGTACCGAGCGGCCGCCATGCGGTGCGCGTGCCGATGCGCACGGTGGATGCGTCCATCGACCGGAACAGGATGCTTTTGCCGTTGGTATTGAAATCGCGGTAGCTGTTGCGTAGCCCGCCGATTTTCGCTTGTGTGACCACCAGGTCGCTGTCGAGCGCGTAGTGGAGGGGTTTCCCGTTCTGTGCCTTGCCGCCGTCCAGTTCCGTGCCGGCTTTCAGGAGGAGGGGCTTCGCAAATTTCGACGGTTCGAACAATACATGCACTTTATCGGGCCGGGCGGAAGTACGGCGCAGGCGCAGTACTTCTTCGTAGTAATAATCGAGTCGTTTTTTGGTGAGCTGGTTGATGTCTGCACGAACAATGGAGAACGCCCTGAAATAAGCCATGAGCAAGGCCAGGTGGGGCGAAAGGTTCCCCGGGCCGGCGAGCATCGCCTGCAATTCGGATTCGCTGGCGCCGCTGATCTGTTCGAAAAACGCCTGCCAGTCGCCCTGCGGATACCGCTGTTCGTCGTAATACCGCACCTGTGCCGCCATTTTGTGGATGAACGCGGCGAGGTCGCCCAGGGTACGGCCGTCTACCGGAAGCGCGGCGGGGTCCAGGGCGGGCTGCGAGCGGCCGGGCTGATTCAGGCCGTCGGCCGACAGCAGGTACTGCAAGATATGTGCGGATGCGCTCATGTTATTTTTCGGTTAGATAGAACGGGTAAACAAGGTTGTGGCGCGCATTGGTGCTTCTGATCGTGTAATCGACGATGATGATCACTTTCCCGGCTTCGGCGGGGTCTTGCTGCAATACTACTTTATTGAGCTGGATGCGCGGTTCATACACGATCAATGCGGTTTCGATTTCCGACTGGATGGCCGTAGCCGTGGTGGTGCCGAGGGATTCGAAGATCCAGCGGTCCCTTTTCCAGCCGAAAGAGGGTTGCATCACCCGTTCCCCCAATTCGGTGGAAAGAACGATCGAGATGCAGCTTTCGATGTCGGCTTCGG
Proteins encoded in this region:
- a CDS encoding contractile injection system tape measure protein, yielding MNDLRHMIHRQLFELTARTGHPAWEWDRTTADFHRDLLLPVLEACFREADKSGEHLVIDRLEIDLGVFGGKEAFRKEAGDRLRERLVEGLRVKRQEASAQGDLVSTGKSSTPSSGNRNPDSGLNPSSNGEKQSTNDPRRGLPPALLDGKEAPLAAFLFFLAEGRLPWWYAEDGKDAFGKLFQQHVTGSDIRKIRHAIENGKAMENATSIPGNIYISAECVRCIQTLEDPVLLRIAEEMGWDFKELLAEWELLGTAAQGFPGFFPAFRQRYWALVLQSPATSGITQGQWEWIFPQHQTPESLCNLLSDKAWEVKRPSLQAFLASTWFTDENEIAPERRAPIPGEKTVDPETDPRPRKSPSSKEITKPNITPDSEGLYVEAAGLVLLHPFLSELFASTGCREGKDWAPGGRQTAVRLLGYLSDNDADLPEYRLVFHKILAGMAPEEPLEAIAPATTAMLDACNELLDAVLSHWSALKNTGRDGLREGFLQRPGMLRTTSDGLQLEMEKRAQDVLINRLPWSCSMVRLSWMEQLLAVNWI
- a CDS encoding tail fiber domain-containing protein, with the translated sequence MAERSKAHLKQEFRDGERPTGKDFEDLIDSFVCKTDDAVTVDALTHNLNIPGGINLADTAQGKAGTLRFNSGQVQVHNGATWGAISGGNEVFQQINNTPNVGYSAGNVGINVGNVAPTARLEVRFNTVAPTAIDLAKFGNAAVANGASGFTDFAVFGHATHVVQANNYALRQGPNGDVSINAPSTQNISFTHSRLSNRMTLHTSGAVLVNTNALLPGSIMNDVNGNNHMLQVSGHAAKTRGGGTWADLSDFRAKQDIRNLEDGLEKLMKVRTVRYRYNGKYNTSTDHEEFGIIGQEIREIFPYMVSTGKAIDEVTGKEDDVVMFNASPLTFVMVNAIQELTNRVQELEKRLSALEGK
- a CDS encoding baseplate J/gp47 family protein, with product MSASAHILQYLLSADGLNQPGRSQPALDPAALPVDGRTLGDLAAFIHKMAAQVRYYDEQRYPQGDWQAFFEQISGASESELQAMLAGPGNLSPHLALLMAYFRAFSIVRADINQLTKKRLDYYYEEVLRLRRTSARPDKVHVLFEPSKFAKPLLLKAGTELDGGKAQNGKPLHYALDSDLVVTQAKIGGLRNSYRDFNTNGKSILFRSMDASTVRIGTRTAWRPLGTRQLPIPEDSGRMETATIGWAAASPNLLLSEGLRTVKMTVRMKAPVITTAVIITPHLKVALSTEKGWMEADFAYNAMLKPKGVQQLNADNEATLEVTVTIPVELPAITAYKEAVHKGAFRTQWPVMKVSLEPQSFLIEQLSAYTLIDVTLDVGAQGMKKLVLQNDQALQAADKPVSPFTSLPRIGSAFYVGSQEAFSKTLTSMKLTLEWQDPPADFSEYYEGYGNDNVQNGVFRADVHLLNNRNWDIRLLNKALLFVGNNPLAPAPITVIESTFTAQTAAQPYRRNPSLALGDGFTHDVNQGFVRLSLVTPTAAELDNMPAEEPFEAFGHKTYPVVYTKTVIAISKMTSGTPPPLPKTPYNPVLKSVAMDYTAKDTFLPDAPNGIDQFFLQDLFGPAEPAAHKSSGILPEHPGGGALYLGLEGAEAPQTVSLLLQIEEGSLESDTLLRSADLHWSYLSGSEWRAITGTDILEESTNGLQRPGIIRLNIGADASLEHSRMPSGMRWLRLHVDDNPGGAASVKDIFTQAATATLLLPETGSGGFETHLAAPLAAGSISKLVRKIPSLKKVTQPFASFDGQSQESDTSFYRRVSERLRHKNRAVSTEDYERMLLEYFPGIYKVKCIPHNTRDGWMEPGQVRMVVVPDWRKRPTGDPLQPKANLHQLREMGDFLTGAFTSPFVNLQIDNPTYETLLIDCQVSFNPGFDPGYYGQVLEEDLKRFLSPWAYDEGQDIVFGGKLHASEIQSFIEGRDYVNYIVDFALYHRHDTVLGGGIGDMKIGTDFIVGITPEPAIASSEDNTIAGKAIGVDFVIGEPVDVASATRPDAILVSNGSHRIMALPDGAITCSGLQDGIGQMVIGLDFIIFS
- a CDS encoding GPW/gp25 family protein, which gives rise to MPQENAFLGRGWSFPPSFSKQDKSVKMLDAEADIESCISIVLSTELGERVMQPSFGWKRDRWIFESLGTTTATAIQSEIETALIVYEPRIQLNKVVLQQDPAEAGKVIIIVDYTIRSTNARHNLVYPFYLTEK